From a single Lytechinus pictus isolate F3 Inbred unplaced genomic scaffold, Lp3.0 scaffold_19, whole genome shotgun sequence genomic region:
- the LOC129259894 gene encoding alpha-2Db adrenergic receptor-like, which translates to MELQSNHTYNITDDGSRDYDRPIVLLVLELTSLFIIMISAFVANITAIAIILSVKTLRQTPHNLLILTLAVGDLGVVFTSMPFSVISSLDGGHFLQTHHGVCTFNGFCVIMFSIFNFTTIVAIAVDRVFIVTSAKVLQNGRLRVGIMIVFIWSFSIAVGLLPVTGLVSTMIYVHYTRHCTYKDDEEDDERFRIAMRTIISGFVLPALTVCYSIIAYFLWKQKQKLRALQGLGGNHCKLMGKVKVTDRSKTSSSTAITTDASCPSTTDGSIADEATTQTDSATIPQEKRDKIVARALPRSSTSVDQEVEPSNEEGEQSPSSVVSELTMEERSRDNKVDTASIVKREKKNFEVQKRVALIGFLLVLSQIFCWGPFFLVRAMSADVSESVGVFTMWSAYCVNVINPLIYAFMNRRARKELFTYFNIIKKKLQCRLDR; encoded by the exons ATGGAGCTTCAGTCAAATCACACTTATAATATAACCGATGACGGGTCGAGGGATTACGACAGGCCAATTGTTTTATTGGTCTTGGAACTTACTAG tctttttatcatcatgatcagtgcCTTCGTAGCCAACATTACCGCTATCGCCATCATCTTAAGTGTGAAGACTCTGAGACAAACACCCCACAACCTACTCATCCTAACCTTAGCTGTTGGTGATCTAGGCGTGGTCTTCACTAGTATGCCATTCTCCGTCATATCTTCTTTAGATGGTGGACATTTTCTACAGACTCATCATGGTGTTTGCACG TTTAATGGTTTCTGTGTGATCATGTTCTCAATCTTCAACTTCACAACCATAGTCGCCATTGCAGTAGACCGTGTCTTCATCGTCACTTCGGCAAAGGTACTTCAGAATGGTCGTCTCAGGGTTGGTATCATGATCGTCTTCATCTGGTCATTCTCAATCGCTGTTGGTCTGTTACCCGTTACGGGGTTGGTCTCGACGATGATATACGTCCATTATACTCGTCACTGCACGTATAAGGATGACGAGGAGGACGACGAGCGATTTCGCATCGCTATGCGGACCATCATCAGCGGTTTCGTGCTGCCGGCATTGACGGTCTGCTACTCGATCATCGCGTATTTCCTCTGGAAGCAGAAGCAGAAGTTGAGGGCACTTCAGGGGCTTGGAGGTAATCATTGTAAACTGATGGGGAAGGTAAAGGTTACAGACAGGTCAAAGACTTCATCTTCTACGGCAATCACCACCGATGCATCCTGTCCGTCTACGACTGATGGCTCGATTGCAGATGAGGCTACAACTCAGACAGATTCGGCTACCATCCCTCAAGAAAAGCGTGATAAGATTGTCGCACGAGCATTACCAAGAAGCAGCACTTCTGTTGATCAAGAGGTTGAACCCAGCAATGAGGAAGGGGAACAGTCTCCATCTTCAGTCGTCAGCGAACTTACGATGGAAGAGAGAAGCAGAGACAACAAGGTTGATACTGCTTCCATTgtcaaaagagaaaagaaaaacttCGAGGTGCAGAAACGAGTGGCTCTTATAG GATTCCTTTTGGTGCTGTCTCAGATCTTTTGTtggggacctttctttcttgttcgCGCCATGTCAGCAGATGTCTCTGAAAGTGTAGGTGTGTTTACAATGTGGTCGGCTTACTGTGTCAATGTTATTAACCCACTCATCTATGCATTCATGAACAGGCGAGCTAGGAAAGAACTATTCACCTACTTCAATATCATCAAGAAGAAACTTCAGTGTAGATTGGATCGCTAA